A genomic segment from Nicotiana tabacum cultivar K326 chromosome 9, ASM71507v2, whole genome shotgun sequence encodes:
- the LOC142163888 gene encoding uncharacterized protein LOC142163888: MDQKIETGTLYEWVAEIAQRIEGIHQKSREQALRDRRPRYYGGLSGAPSRGRVGDSVVVDQINRSCIVTFCGYETRVDLLLLDMTDFEVILGMDWLSLYHAVLDCHAKTVTLAMLELPILDWRCSSISTSSQVFSFLKARHMVEKGCLAYIRDTAAETPMIDFVIVVQEFSDLFPSDLPGMPPDRDINFCLDLVVGTQLIYIPPYRMAPKELKELKKQIEELLAKGFVRSSVLSRGAPVLFVKIKDGTMQICIHYH, from the exons ATGGACCAAAAGATTGAGACGGGGACTCTTTATGAGTGGGTTGCGGAGATAGCTCAGAGGATCGAGGGTATTCATCAGAAGAGCCGAGAGCAGGCGCTGAGGGACAGGCGACCTCGATATTATGGAGGGCTCAGTGGTGCGCCGTCTAGGGGCAGGG tgggcgattctgttgttgtggatcagatTAACCGGTCATGTATCGTAACTTTTTGTGGTTATGAGACCAGAGTGGATCTTCTGTTGCTCGACATgactgactttgaggtcatcctaggtatggactggttatctctgtACCATGCCgttcttgattgccatgccaagactgttaccttagcgATGCTAGAGTTGCCCATATTGGATTGGAGGTGTTCATCTATCAGTACATCCAGCCAGGttttttctttcttgaaggctcgacatatggtcgagaaaggttGTTTGGCTTACATTCGGGATACTGCTGCAGAGACACCCATGATTGATTTTGTGATCGTGGTGCAGGAGTTTTCCGAtttgtttccttctgatctaccaggcatgccaccagatcgtgatattaatTTTTGTCTTGATTTGGTGGTAGGTACCCAGCTTATATAtattccaccataccgcatggctccgaaagagttgaaggagttgaaaaaaCAAATTGAGGAGTTGCTAGCGAAAGGGTTCGTTAGATCAAGTGTGTTGTCtaggggtgcaccggtgttgtttgtgaaaataaaggatgggactatgcagaTATGCATTCATTAccactag